The following proteins are co-located in the Planococcus plakortidis genome:
- a CDS encoding MFS transporter encodes MSKDQRKKILILMINMFIAIGSFGIIIPILPSYLVSINQGGMAAGLMIAIFAAAQFLFSPIAGKWADQYGRRIMIIWGLAGLTLSMFIFYASDFIWVLYFSRVIGGIGAAMLVPAIFAYIADITTFDQRAKGTSLVSASMSLGIVIGPGIGGFLADFSLKLPFLVSALVSLLAVLFSIFVLKDSDAEKADPDLALTMTQSESMFKKIARSTSVPYFLPLVITLVMSFGLLAYESVLGLYLDNQFDSTAKDIAFMITATGTVSVIVQLFIVDRIVSRFGEIGVLITFLGVATGGFLASLFASSYAMFFGVSLIIFLATSILRPVLNTLISKLAEGEVGFAMGMNNAYMSIGNVMGPLLAGILFDINIVFPFILGLLLLLATLVITAGWQRSRAAKQARIVEQ; translated from the coding sequence ATGTCCAAAGACCAACGCAAAAAAATCCTGATTCTGATGATCAATATGTTCATCGCCATCGGCAGTTTCGGCATCATCATCCCGATCCTGCCATCGTATCTCGTCTCCATCAATCAAGGCGGCATGGCAGCCGGTTTGATGATCGCCATCTTCGCGGCTGCCCAGTTCCTATTCTCGCCGATCGCCGGCAAATGGGCGGACCAATACGGCCGCCGCATCATGATCATCTGGGGCCTTGCCGGGCTGACTCTATCGATGTTCATTTTTTATGCTTCCGACTTTATTTGGGTGCTGTACTTTTCCCGGGTTATCGGCGGAATTGGCGCCGCTATGCTCGTGCCGGCGATTTTTGCCTATATCGCCGACATCACGACGTTCGACCAACGCGCTAAAGGCACAAGCCTTGTTTCTGCCTCCATGTCACTCGGCATCGTCATCGGCCCGGGAATCGGCGGCTTTCTCGCCGATTTCAGCCTGAAGCTGCCGTTTCTCGTGTCCGCGCTCGTCTCGCTCCTAGCAGTGCTGTTTTCCATCTTCGTGCTGAAAGACAGCGACGCGGAAAAAGCGGATCCGGATCTCGCTTTGACGATGACACAATCCGAATCGATGTTCAAAAAAATTGCACGCTCGACTTCGGTTCCTTACTTTTTGCCGCTAGTCATCACGCTCGTCATGAGCTTCGGGCTTCTTGCTTATGAATCGGTCCTTGGGCTTTATCTCGACAATCAATTCGACTCCACCGCAAAAGATATCGCCTTCATGATCACTGCGACCGGTACGGTCAGTGTCATCGTCCAATTGTTCATCGTTGACCGCATCGTCTCGCGCTTCGGGGAGATCGGCGTATTGATCACGTTCCTCGGCGTCGCAACGGGCGGCTTCCTCGCCTCGCTGTTTGCCAGCAGTTACGCCATGTTTTTCGGGGTCTCGCTGATCATTTTCCTGGCGACTTCGATTTTGCGCCCGGTCTTGAACACCTTGATCTCAAAACTCGCAGAAGGCGAAGTCGGCTTTGCGATGGGCATGAACAATGCCTATATGAGCATCGGCAACGTCATGGGCCCGCTCCTCGCCGGCATCCTGTTCGACATCAATATCGTTTTCCCGTTCATTCTCGGGTTGTTGCTGCTATTGGCCACGCTCGTCATTACAGCGGGCTGGCAGCGTTCAAGAGCCGCTAAACAAGCACGCATCGTCGAACAATGA
- a CDS encoding NupC/NupG family nucleoside CNT transporter — MNLLWGIFGIIVVLGIAFLFSDGKKSIKPRTILGGLAIQITFAFMVLEWEFGRNALLGLSRGVQNIINYAGEGIAFVFGPAADTEGFGFVFAFQVLTIIIFFSSLISVLYYLGIMQWIIRLLGGALSKLLGTSKAESISASANIFVGQTEAPLVVRPFLPNMTKSELFAVMTGGLASVAGSTLAGYALLGVPLEYLLAASFMAAPAGLVMAKIMIPEQEEIEEKEFVMEKDDRSVNVVDAAARGASDGLQLALNVGAMLLAFIALIALLNGVLGGIGGWFGADNITIQGILGFIFAPLAFAIGVPWEEAVQAGSYIGQKLVLNEFVAYTAFAPEIANLSPKTVIIVSFALCGFANFSSLAILLGGLGAMAPSRRPDIARLGMRAIAAGMLASLLSAAIAGMFV; from the coding sequence GTGAATTTATTGTGGGGCATCTTCGGCATTATCGTCGTTCTTGGAATCGCTTTCTTGTTCTCTGATGGAAAAAAATCCATCAAGCCGCGGACGATTCTCGGCGGATTGGCCATCCAGATTACGTTTGCATTTATGGTACTTGAATGGGAGTTTGGCAGAAACGCCTTGCTCGGTTTATCACGAGGCGTCCAAAACATCATCAATTATGCAGGGGAAGGGATTGCATTCGTCTTCGGTCCTGCAGCTGACACGGAAGGTTTCGGTTTCGTCTTTGCGTTCCAGGTATTGACGATCATCATTTTCTTCTCTTCCCTAATTTCTGTTCTTTATTATCTTGGCATCATGCAATGGATCATCCGTTTGCTCGGTGGGGCCTTGTCGAAATTGCTCGGTACGAGTAAAGCGGAATCGATCTCGGCATCTGCCAACATCTTCGTCGGCCAGACGGAAGCACCGCTTGTCGTGCGCCCGTTCCTGCCGAACATGACCAAGTCGGAATTGTTTGCAGTCATGACCGGGGGGCTTGCATCGGTCGCGGGCTCCACGCTCGCGGGTTATGCGCTTCTCGGTGTCCCGCTTGAGTACTTGCTCGCTGCCAGCTTCATGGCGGCTCCTGCCGGGTTGGTCATGGCGAAAATCATGATTCCGGAACAGGAAGAAATCGAAGAAAAAGAGTTTGTCATGGAAAAAGACGACCGTTCCGTCAACGTTGTCGATGCAGCTGCTCGCGGGGCTTCAGACGGCCTCCAGCTGGCATTGAACGTCGGGGCGATGCTTCTTGCGTTCATCGCGCTCATCGCGCTGTTGAACGGCGTACTTGGCGGCATCGGCGGCTGGTTCGGTGCTGATAACATCACGATCCAAGGCATTCTCGGATTCATCTTCGCGCCGCTGGCATTCGCGATCGGCGTGCCATGGGAAGAAGCGGTCCAGGCAGGAAGCTATATCGGCCAGAAACTTGTGTTGAACGAATTTGTTGCCTATACGGCATTCGCTCCGGAAATCGCAAACTTGTCTCCGAAGACAGTCATCATCGTCAGTTTCGCGCTTTGCGGATTCGCGAACTTCAGCTCACTCGCCATCCTGCTCGGCGGCCTCGGTGCGATGGCGCCAAGCCGCCGCCCGGATATCGCACGCCTTGGCATGCGCGCAATCGCAGCGGGTATGCTTGCCTCATTGTTGAGTGCGGCAATCGCGGGGATGTTCGTTTAA
- a CDS encoding VOC family protein — MAAITHVGLAVPDLDKAIKWYRKVFDFHILAGPFDFDAEAEGPGSMTTDLQGADIRKMRNVHLMSSDGFGIELFEFQDPSFSEEPPRHAGFFHIALVVDDIVETIEQIVQHGGRQRSKMWNVNKGKPHYLVYTEDPFGNIIELYSRNTSEMYGNR; from the coding sequence ATGGCAGCAATTACGCATGTGGGGCTGGCGGTCCCCGATTTAGATAAGGCAATTAAATGGTACCGGAAAGTATTCGACTTTCATATTTTGGCGGGGCCGTTTGATTTCGATGCAGAAGCGGAAGGCCCCGGTTCCATGACGACCGACCTTCAAGGGGCCGATATCCGCAAGATGCGCAACGTCCACCTCATGTCTTCCGACGGCTTCGGCATCGAATTATTCGAATTCCAGGACCCCTCTTTTTCTGAAGAGCCGCCGCGTCATGCGGGATTCTTCCATATCGCCCTGGTTGTCGATGACATCGTCGAGACGATTGAACAGATTGTCCAGCATGGCGGGCGCCAGCGCAGCAAGATGTGGAACGTCAATAAAGGCAAGCCGCATTATCTCGTCTACACCGAAGATCCATTTGGCAATATCATCGAATTGTACTCCCGCAACACATCGGAAATGTACGGCAATCGTTGA
- a CDS encoding acetyl-CoA hydrolase/transferase family protein, which yields MEKKLERIKAAELQDRVVTAQEAAAWIQDGMTLGLSGFTRAGDVKAVPYALVERAETESFKVNVFTGASLGSDIDRLFAEAGIVNKRLPFQAEPAMRKAINAGEMYFVDHHLSHTAEWIRSGVIEPIDFAIVEALSITEDGMIIPTTSVGNSSVFVKHAKNIIVEINAAQPELFEGIHDIYDTGKQGERDPIPLTSVDQRIGTKGIPVDMDRVRGIVFTHQEDSPSNIVAPDAETKIMADHLLNFFRSEIEAGRLTETLAPLQSGIGSVANAVLHGMIDSEFKNLEVYSEVLQDAVFDLIDAGKVDFASCCSITLSEPKMKQVFSDFDQYRDKIIMRPQEISNHPEVVRRLGLISINTALEFDMYGNVNSTHVSGTKMMNGIGGSGDFARNARLAIFVTKSTAKDGKISSVVPFASHIDHTEHDVDVVVTEQGYADLRGLAPRQRVEAIIENCVHPDYRPQMREYYEEALTRGGQTPHVLEKAFSWHESLAKNGTMLVKKEQLV from the coding sequence ATGGAAAAGAAACTAGAACGTATCAAAGCGGCAGAATTGCAGGACCGGGTTGTCACGGCACAGGAAGCGGCAGCGTGGATCCAAGACGGCATGACGCTGGGGCTCAGCGGATTCACGAGAGCGGGAGATGTGAAAGCGGTTCCTTACGCGCTTGTCGAACGCGCTGAAACGGAAAGCTTCAAGGTCAACGTCTTCACGGGGGCGTCCCTAGGTTCTGATATTGACCGGCTATTCGCGGAAGCGGGCATCGTCAACAAGCGCTTGCCGTTCCAGGCAGAGCCGGCCATGCGCAAAGCCATCAACGCAGGTGAAATGTATTTCGTCGACCATCACTTGTCCCATACGGCGGAATGGATCCGCTCAGGGGTCATCGAGCCGATCGATTTTGCGATCGTCGAAGCCTTGTCCATCACAGAAGACGGCATGATCATCCCGACAACTTCTGTCGGCAACTCTTCTGTGTTCGTGAAACACGCGAAAAACATCATCGTGGAAATCAATGCGGCACAGCCTGAACTATTTGAAGGCATCCACGATATTTACGATACCGGCAAACAAGGCGAGCGCGACCCGATCCCATTGACTTCCGTGGACCAACGCATCGGCACAAAAGGCATCCCGGTCGACATGGACCGTGTGCGCGGAATCGTCTTCACGCATCAGGAAGATTCCCCATCGAACATCGTGGCGCCGGATGCGGAAACGAAAATCATGGCTGACCATTTGCTGAACTTTTTCCGCAGTGAAATTGAAGCTGGCCGCCTGACGGAAACACTGGCTCCGCTTCAATCAGGAATCGGGTCTGTCGCGAACGCCGTACTTCACGGCATGATCGATTCCGAGTTCAAGAACTTGGAAGTCTATTCGGAAGTGTTACAGGATGCCGTCTTTGATTTGATCGATGCCGGCAAAGTCGATTTCGCTTCGTGCTGTTCGATCACATTGTCCGAACCGAAAATGAAGCAGGTCTTCAGCGATTTCGACCAATACCGCGATAAGATCATCATGCGCCCGCAGGAGATCTCGAATCATCCGGAAGTCGTGCGCCGACTCGGCTTGATTTCGATCAACACGGCACTTGAGTTCGATATGTATGGAAACGTCAACTCGACGCACGTATCCGGCACGAAAATGATGAACGGCATCGGCGGTTCAGGCGATTTCGCCCGCAACGCGCGCCTTGCCATCTTCGTCACCAAATCAACCGCAAAAGACGGCAAGATTTCGAGCGTGGTGCCGTTTGCATCGCATATCGACCATACGGAGCACGATGTTGACGTAGTTGTCACGGAGCAGGGCTATGCCGACCTTCGTGGTCTGGCGCCGCGCCAGCGCGTGGAAGCCATCATCGAAAACTGTGTGCATCCGGACTACCGCCCGCAAATGCGCGAGTATTACGAAGAAGCGCTGACACGTGGCGGGCAGACGCCGCACGTCCTCGAGAAAGCTTTCTCTTGGCATGAATCATTAGCGAAAAACGGCACGATGCTCGTGAAAAAAGAGCAATTGGTCTAA
- the rlmN gene encoding 23S rRNA (adenine(2503)-C(2))-methyltransferase RlmN yields the protein MKNSIYGLTIEQLKDWFVENGQKKYRAEQVWDWLYIKRVTEFSEMKNLSKDCIELLENNFAIRTLDQAVKQESSDGTIKFLFRLQDGNLIETVLMRFKYGNSVCVTTQVGCNIGCSFCASGLLKKSRDLNAGEIVEQIMQVQAHFDAEKKDERVSHIVVMGIGEPFDNYTNLMDFLHVVNSQKGLAIGARHITVSTSGIVPKIYDYADEGLQVNLAISIHAPTNELRSRIMKINKAYPIEKLMAAIDYYLEKSNRRITFEYILLRDVNDHVEEANKLAKLLENKRHLSYVNLIPYNSVDEHDQYQQSTPEAISAFFDALKKKGINCGVRQEQGADIDAACGQLRSKQIKKEKKPATV from the coding sequence ATGAAAAATTCCATCTATGGATTGACGATAGAACAATTAAAAGATTGGTTTGTAGAAAATGGCCAAAAGAAATACCGTGCGGAACAAGTGTGGGATTGGCTTTACATCAAACGTGTCACTGAATTCTCGGAGATGAAGAACCTGTCGAAGGATTGCATCGAGCTTTTGGAAAACAATTTTGCGATCCGTACATTGGACCAGGCAGTCAAGCAGGAATCGTCCGATGGCACGATCAAATTCCTTTTCCGTTTGCAGGACGGCAACTTGATCGAAACGGTTCTTATGCGCTTTAAATACGGCAACTCGGTATGTGTTACGACACAGGTCGGCTGCAACATCGGCTGCAGTTTCTGCGCCAGCGGCCTGTTGAAGAAAAGCCGCGACTTGAACGCAGGCGAAATCGTCGAGCAGATCATGCAAGTGCAGGCGCATTTCGACGCGGAGAAAAAAGACGAGCGCGTCAGCCATATCGTGGTCATGGGCATCGGTGAACCGTTCGATAACTATACGAACCTGATGGATTTCCTCCATGTCGTGAACTCCCAAAAAGGGTTGGCGATCGGAGCGCGCCATATCACGGTTTCAACGAGCGGCATCGTGCCGAAAATCTACGATTACGCGGATGAAGGCTTGCAAGTCAACTTGGCGATCTCGATCCACGCGCCAACGAACGAATTGCGTTCACGCATCATGAAGATCAACAAAGCATACCCGATCGAGAAGCTGATGGCTGCGATCGATTATTACCTGGAAAAATCAAACCGCCGCATCACGTTCGAGTACATTTTGCTGCGTGATGTCAACGACCATGTCGAGGAAGCGAACAAGCTGGCGAAATTGCTTGAAAACAAGCGCCACTTGTCTTACGTCAACTTGATTCCATACAACTCGGTCGATGAGCATGACCAGTACCAGCAAAGCACGCCTGAAGCGATCAGCGCATTCTTTGACGCGTTGAAGAAAAAAGGCATCAATTGCGGTGTCCGCCAAGAACAAGGCGCCGATATCGACGCGGCTTGCGGACAGCTTCGCAGCAAGCAGATCAAAAAAGAGAAGAAACCGGCAACGGTCTAA
- a CDS encoding NCS2 family permease — MANWMDRFFGLNENGTTIKREMTAGLIGFFTVVYIIAVNSLILSESGMPIEYAIIGTIAASVIGALLMGFWGNAPILLIPGMGINALFSYTLVQSMGLSWQEALAVVFVSGVIFVFVAFTRFSKMLSEAVPDSLKEAITVGLGLFLMLLGLEKGGLVGPGDGSILSLGSLSDPLVLSTVMTFLLAIILFIRNVPGNFLITIVLGTAIAYFFGMIDLGQLSEPGVDTAEAFAVFGAMSFGNFLSTTFWVAVFSLTMVLVFENIGLVHGQVNFIGRPEKYSRAFQATSVSTMASGFLGTSPTVASVESAAAMAAGGRTGLTSLTAGFMFMGAAFFIPLIKIIPDSAIAPILIIIGGLMLQNIKNLDMKDMSETFPALLIIALIPFTYSIADGIAIGFILYPVLKVAIGKWREVSPALYVIACLFFVNYVFHVVG; from the coding sequence ATGGCAAATTGGATGGACCGGTTTTTCGGTCTTAACGAAAACGGGACGACCATCAAGCGGGAAATGACAGCCGGCTTGATCGGCTTTTTCACCGTTGTGTACATCATCGCCGTCAACTCGCTCATTTTATCGGAGTCCGGCATGCCGATCGAGTATGCGATCATCGGCACCATCGCCGCTTCCGTCATCGGGGCTTTGCTGATGGGCTTTTGGGGCAATGCGCCCATTTTGCTCATTCCAGGGATGGGGATCAATGCGTTGTTCTCTTATACGCTCGTCCAGTCGATGGGGCTTAGCTGGCAGGAAGCGCTTGCGGTCGTCTTCGTCTCGGGTGTCATTTTCGTCTTCGTCGCGTTCACGCGCTTTTCGAAAATGCTCAGCGAGGCGGTGCCAGATTCGCTGAAAGAAGCGATTACGGTTGGGCTTGGGCTATTCCTCATGCTGTTAGGCCTTGAGAAAGGCGGTCTTGTCGGGCCGGGCGACGGTTCGATTCTGTCGCTCGGTTCGCTGTCGGATCCGCTTGTGCTGTCGACAGTGATGACGTTCTTGCTCGCGATCATTTTATTCATCCGCAATGTGCCGGGGAATTTCCTGATCACCATCGTACTCGGAACGGCCATTGCCTATTTCTTCGGCATGATCGACCTCGGGCAATTGAGCGAACCGGGCGTCGATACGGCGGAAGCGTTCGCCGTGTTCGGCGCGATGTCGTTCGGCAATTTTTTGTCGACGACGTTCTGGGTGGCGGTATTTTCCCTGACGATGGTCCTGGTGTTTGAAAACATCGGCCTTGTCCACGGCCAGGTGAATTTCATCGGCCGTCCGGAAAAATATTCGCGTGCGTTCCAGGCAACTTCCGTGTCGACGATGGCTTCCGGATTTCTCGGCACGAGCCCGACTGTGGCCAGTGTGGAAAGTGCAGCGGCAATGGCTGCTGGCGGGCGCACCGGGTTGACATCCCTGACGGCAGGCTTCATGTTTATGGGGGCGGCGTTCTTCATTCCGCTGATCAAGATCATCCCTGACAGCGCGATTGCGCCGATATTGATCATCATCGGCGGCTTGATGCTTCAGAATATCAAGAATCTCGACATGAAGGACATGAGCGAGACCTTCCCGGCATTGCTGATCATCGCGCTGATCCCGTTTACGTACAGCATTGCGGACGGCATTGCGATCGGGTTTATCCTGTATCCGGTGCTGAAAGTGGCAATCGGCAAATGGCGCGAGGTTTCCCCGGCCCTTTACGTGATAGCTTGCCTGTTTTTCGTCAATTACGTATTCCACGTGGTTGGCTGA
- a CDS encoding LytTR family DNA-binding domain-containing protein: MEKMTPGPLLDVMGELFSDEVSIAVSNMEEYTYYRPSKRIDLKIKAGDKVREGTIAHKALTTGQKASEFINREVFGVPYHGMAVPFEEDGELAGCVMAIYPAYTEGKSVVTVKSPDGWKPIPFTEVRYLEVKDRKTHVHSADFSGTNKNSLQEFEYLLPRDSFIRCHRSFIVNVHHIEEIHPDTHSTFVLAMDNGDRLPVSQSYSSYFRKLLGF, encoded by the coding sequence ATGGAAAAAATGACACCCGGCCCGCTATTGGATGTGATGGGGGAACTGTTCTCCGATGAAGTCTCGATAGCGGTATCCAATATGGAAGAATACACCTATTACCGACCGAGCAAACGAATCGACCTGAAAATCAAGGCAGGGGATAAAGTGCGTGAAGGCACCATCGCCCATAAAGCGCTCACAACCGGGCAAAAAGCGTCCGAATTCATCAATCGTGAAGTGTTCGGCGTACCTTACCACGGCATGGCGGTCCCGTTCGAAGAAGACGGTGAGCTCGCGGGCTGTGTCATGGCGATCTACCCGGCGTATACAGAAGGGAAGTCGGTCGTGACGGTGAAAAGCCCGGATGGCTGGAAGCCGATTCCTTTTACGGAAGTCCGCTACCTCGAAGTGAAGGACCGCAAAACCCACGTCCATTCGGCGGATTTTTCCGGAACGAATAAAAACTCCCTGCAGGAATTCGAATATTTGCTGCCGAGGGATTCGTTCATCCGCTGCCACCGTTCGTTTATCGTCAATGTCCATCATATAGAAGAAATCCATCCTGATACCCACTCCACCTTCGTGCTGGCCATGGATAACGGAGACCGTTTGCCGGTCAGCCAATCGTACTCCAGCTATTTTCGAAAATTGCTCGGCTTCTGA
- a CDS encoding MerR family transcriptional regulator: protein MYNIKAAAKILDMPKVTIRSWETRYNAITPARTESGHRLYSDQNLEDLKWLKIQVQENGMKISEAVKQLHASRKQFYHPEATDSTEPIEYAQQIEELYQAAVEIDIDRFNYLLDLKFSLFHHQIVFFQIIAPLMVRIGAEWEDGQISVAHEHMITNIIQQRFNQFFRVFPVAPHLPKVLALSPSGEHHQLGLLLFSLFLRENGFHVVYTGPDTPIDGLAEMVAKQDFQLVCMSVTTPKSRPVAEQYIKELSAAIPNLHFLLGGQGIDCNDEKVNRYCIGTTLESWQQWLDGFKATRTS from the coding sequence ATGTACAATATCAAAGCTGCTGCCAAAATACTCGATATGCCAAAGGTGACCATTCGCTCTTGGGAGACGCGCTATAACGCCATCACGCCTGCGCGCACGGAATCGGGACATCGGCTGTATTCCGACCAAAACCTGGAAGATTTGAAATGGCTGAAAATCCAAGTCCAGGAAAACGGCATGAAGATCAGCGAAGCCGTAAAGCAATTGCACGCTTCAAGAAAACAGTTCTATCACCCTGAAGCCACCGATTCCACAGAACCGATTGAGTATGCCCAACAAATTGAAGAACTGTATCAAGCCGCTGTTGAGATAGACATTGACCGTTTCAATTACTTGCTCGATCTGAAGTTCTCACTGTTTCACCACCAGATTGTGTTCTTCCAGATCATCGCGCCGCTTATGGTCCGGATTGGCGCTGAATGGGAAGATGGGCAAATCAGCGTTGCGCATGAACATATGATCACCAATATCATCCAGCAGCGCTTCAACCAGTTTTTCCGTGTCTTCCCGGTCGCGCCGCATCTCCCGAAAGTGCTGGCCCTCAGCCCAAGCGGCGAACACCATCAACTTGGCCTGCTGCTGTTCTCGCTCTTCCTGCGTGAAAACGGCTTTCATGTTGTCTACACAGGCCCGGATACGCCGATTGACGGCTTGGCAGAAATGGTGGCTAAACAGGATTTCCAGCTCGTGTGCATGTCTGTCACCACGCCCAAAAGCCGGCCCGTTGCAGAACAATATATCAAAGAACTTTCTGCAGCGATCCCGAATCTACACTTCCTGCTCGGCGGCCAGGGCATCGACTGCAATGACGAAAAGGTTAACCGCTATTGCATCGGCACCACGCTTGAATCCTGGCAGCAATGGCTCGACGGTTTCAAAGCCACCCGCACGTCTTGA
- a CDS encoding acetyl-CoA hydrolase/transferase family protein: MDQRHDRIKLTALQERVATAEQAASWIKDGMAIGFSGFTRAGDAKAVPNALAKRGEKESLKIDVYTGASLGSGTDGRFAQAGIVQKRAPYQSDSLMRAAINSGEVQFVDHHLSQTAEWVRGGVAGPLDFAIIEALGITEEGLLIPTTSVGNSAVFALHAKELIIEINTAQPAEMEGIHDCFEPGALGKRQPIPLVSPRDRIGTKGIPIDVSKVKGIVWTHQVDSPSPIEPPDKETEVMAGHLLNFLRGEVEAGRLDQNLAPLQSGVGSVANAVLHGLLDSEFEGLELYSEVLQDAVFDLLDSGKALFASASAITLSKPYMERIYQDFGRYRDRLVLRPQEISNHPEIIRRLGLISINTALEFDLYGNVNSTHVAGTRMMNGIGGSGDFGRNAQLAIFVTKSTAKDGRISCVVPFASHIDHTEHDVDVLVTEYGFADIRNLAPRERAERIIANCVHPDYRSQLQGYFDRAIAQGGHTPHVLDEALSWHARYTRTGTMLKNST; encoded by the coding sequence ATGGATCAACGACACGATCGGATCAAACTGACGGCTTTGCAGGAACGGGTGGCCACCGCTGAGCAGGCGGCCTCCTGGATAAAGGACGGCATGGCCATCGGGTTCAGCGGATTCACGCGGGCAGGGGATGCCAAGGCTGTGCCGAACGCATTGGCCAAGCGTGGAGAAAAGGAGTCATTGAAAATCGATGTCTATACCGGCGCTTCACTCGGTTCAGGCACTGATGGGCGTTTCGCACAGGCGGGCATCGTCCAAAAACGCGCGCCGTACCAGTCCGATTCCTTGATGCGTGCTGCGATCAACTCAGGGGAGGTGCAGTTCGTGGACCATCATTTATCCCAAACCGCAGAGTGGGTCAGGGGCGGCGTTGCAGGGCCGCTCGATTTTGCCATCATCGAAGCGCTGGGCATCACGGAGGAGGGTTTGCTCATCCCGACGACTTCCGTCGGCAATTCGGCTGTCTTTGCCCTTCACGCAAAAGAGCTCATCATCGAAATCAATACCGCACAGCCGGCGGAGATGGAAGGAATCCATGATTGCTTTGAACCGGGAGCGCTCGGCAAACGCCAGCCGATTCCGCTCGTCTCCCCGCGGGACCGTATCGGCACGAAAGGCATCCCGATCGATGTATCCAAAGTAAAAGGCATCGTCTGGACCCATCAAGTGGATTCGCCTTCGCCAATCGAGCCGCCGGATAAGGAAACGGAAGTCATGGCAGGCCATTTGCTCAATTTCCTGCGCGGTGAAGTCGAGGCGGGGCGCTTGGACCAAAACCTGGCCCCGCTTCAATCGGGTGTCGGCTCCGTGGCGAATGCAGTGCTGCATGGACTGCTCGATTCGGAGTTCGAAGGGCTGGAGCTGTATTCCGAAGTGTTGCAGGACGCCGTGTTCGATTTGCTCGATTCCGGCAAGGCATTATTTGCTTCCGCCTCTGCGATCACTTTATCGAAGCCTTATATGGAAAGGATCTATCAAGATTTCGGCCGTTACCGGGACCGTCTGGTGCTGCGCCCGCAAGAAATCTCGAATCACCCGGAAATCATCCGCCGCCTGGGCCTCATTTCCATCAATACCGCGTTGGAATTCGATTTGTACGGCAATGTCAATTCGACTCATGTGGCCGGGACCAGAATGATGAACGGCATCGGCGGGTCGGGCGATTTCGGGCGCAATGCGCAGCTCGCCATTTTCGTCACCAAATCCACCGCCAAAGATGGGCGGATTTCCTGTGTCGTGCCGTTTGCTTCCCATATCGACCATACAGAACACGATGTGGACGTGTTGGTTACGGAATATGGATTCGCGGACATCCGCAACCTGGCGCCGCGTGAGAGGGCGGAGCGGATCATCGCGAATTGTGTCCATCCTGATTATCGCTCGCAGCTGCAGGGTTATTTCGATCGGGCGATCGCCCAGGGAGGGCACACGCCGCATGTTCTCGATGAAGCTTTATCGTGGCATGCCAGGTACACGCGGACGGGCACGATGTTAAAGAATTCGACATAA